The Delphinus delphis chromosome 11, mDelDel1.2, whole genome shotgun sequence DNA segment CCGGGAACAGGAGCACCCTCACCACGTGGGAGCCTGAAttcccagcccacccccacccagccgcagtcACGAGCTCCTCCTCCCTCAGATACCAAAGGAGGCTGGAAAGGAGGTTAAAAGTCAGGGGGAACCTGACTTTCAACACCACTTGGCAGTAACAAGGTGGTGCCCcccccccatttccccttctggaaaaaaaaaaaagccagttaaaacagaagtaataaaaCTCCAAGTCTtacaacacaatttaaaaacGTCTAGGTTTCAATAAAAAATCGTTATCATATCCAGAACCAGGAAGatttcaaactgaatgaaaagtcAAGCATCTATTAAACACCAAGATGACAGAGACGTTAGCAtgatctgacaaagattttaaagcggCTATGACAAAAATGTTTCAATAAGCCATTATGAACaagtttgaaataaatgaaaacacagcctCAGCAAGTAGGCCTCAGTTAAAAAAAGCAGCTATAAAGAACCAAGGAACTGAAATCCGaactgaaaaaatacaataagtgaaataaaaagctGAGTAGACAggctcaacagcagaatggaggggaaagaggaaacaatcagtgaactggaagaaagaacaacagaaatcACCCAACCTGtacaatacaaagaaaacaaatgaaagagcCTTAGAGACCTGTGGAACTACAACAGAAAACATACATTCATGTGACtgcagtcccagaagaagaggagaaagagggcgGAGGTGAAAAACTACTCAAATATAACGGCTGAAAACGTGCCAAACTTGGCAAGAGACATAAACCTATAGATACAAGAAGCTGAGCAAACCCCAAACAGGATATACCCAAAGAAATCAATGCCAAGgcacattataattaaacttctgaacactaaagaaaaagaaaaaaatcttgaaagcatccAAAGAAAAATGATACCTTACCCATAAAGGGAAAACAATAGATCCTGACTTAATAAGGAGTAAAGGCAATTCATCAGATACAAGCTAAACATGATTTAGTGTTTTTGCCCTCAGAAGACTTCATATAAATTTACAAGccagaaaataaatcttttgGTTGATAGTCACTGAGCTATAAAGCTATCATACTGCTATTCTCAGCAACAGCAACATCAGACAGGGGTTGAGCCCACCACACATCTTACCTTTGGCTAAAGACTCCCCACCCGCCCCCCCGGATAGGTGGATAGAATAATCCTCCAATTCATAGAActaatcaaacatttattaagtatccACTAGACATCAAACCCTGTGTCATATCCTACATGGGAagaaacagactaaagaaaacttttttgaaTAGCGCTCACAAGCATTTTCTATTAACAAAAGTTTATATACAATAGCATAAAATTAAGTATCTAAAACAAAGAAGGCACCAATTGGtgtttttaatatgttcattTACTTCCAATATATGAATAGCTTAACTTCaggaaaaaacaaccaaacaaaattcTCAAGAGTAGCAGGctttacataaaaaagaatgaaataatgccatgtgcaacaagatggatgcaactagagattatcatactaagtgaagtaagtcagaaagagaaagacaaataccatatgaaatcacttatatgtggaatctaaaatatgacacaaatgaacctatctatgaaacagaaacagaatcacggacatagagaatagactggttgttgccaagggggatggggctgagggagagaggaagtaGGAGGGTGGGGTTAGCATCTATAAGCTTtaacatatagaatggataaacaacaaggtcctactgtatagcacagaggactatattcaatatcctatgataaaccataatggaaaagaatattaaaaaaagaatgtaaaaaaataaattaaaaaaaaggagtagCAGGCTTTAAAGGAATAAGTCTACAGGAATATTTAAAAGacttccctgggacttcccttgtggtccagtgagtaagactccgcgctcccaacacaaggggcccaggttcgatccctggttggggaactagatcctgcgtgcgtgccacaactaagaagtccacataccacaaatgagaagcctgcatgccacaaataagagtccgcgtgctgcaactaagaagtcgtccacatgccgcaactatgaagtccgcatgctgcaattaaagatcccacacgtcgcaactaagacccagtgcaaactaactaaataaataaataaacagcacaTACACTGCTAGGGTgtgtgtttagaaaaaaaaacaaaagacttccCTAATAATTAACAGCAATAGCAGTCATCTCTATGCTGCTCTAGTGATAGTCATCACTATCCTAGGGAGTGTTTAATACCTATGAACCATTTGAAATTGCAGTTATTTGACCATGTCTACCTATAAAAATGGCAATTTTATATGGTTCAATCTAACACCTGGGACACTAGGATACAATTATATATAGAATCGcagttagggaaaaaaaactcTCTTCTAGAATGTAAATCAGGAAATTCTTCAAAGAACTGAAATTTTTGAAGTCTTAAACATTAGGTAGGTAGGATTTGGAAAGGCACAAAAGACTAGTTAGATAGCTTGGGGTAGGTGGGGATGATGAGTAAAATTGGAAGCAGAATATACTATGCACACGAAGGGAACTGACCCTTTCCCTAAAATGGTACATCCAAAGACATGCTAggggttttccattttattctacAGCAACCAGAATCATTGCAGGTTTTAGGAAGAAGAATGACAAAAAGAATGGCTAACATTTATATGGGAATTTATTtcgctttattttgttttacaaaaccCCTTTTACTTGATTatcctcacttctctgattaggAAATTGTGGTTAAATGTTAAGCAACACCAGGGTCACATATTTGTTCAAGAACTGTAACTCAAATCCAGATCTTCAAGCCCTAAGTCCAATGCCTTTCCAGTACACCACAAAGGAAAGAATGTCCCAGGAAGAGGAATACAAGGCAGGTACATGCAAGATGCATGGAAGCAAATATATAACCAGAGACAGGGAAACCATTTAGTGGGTGatgtataaaaattcaaatatctcAAAACTGTTATGGTGCACACAGCTGCTAGCAATTCACAATGCACCTGGGAAAATCATGTTTCACTCTGAGTTTCCAAAATCCAGTTATTTTCAGCTTCCAACCCCTCCACAGCACAGCTTTATCACAAAAATCTGAAATTACACTGGACATATTTCCTTAGGTAAGGCAAAAGTTAGTCAGATGTCACTTTCCCTATAATTAAAGGGAGACGCTAAGAATATACAACGAATATCAATTTTTCTACCCCTCAAGTTATAGAAGAAAATTactattttctaaatgttcaCTAAAACATTTAAAGAGAATAAAGGGTAGAGTCAGTCTTTCTTCCCCCCTTGGTGATAGCTGGTTAAGAAACAAACATGTATAAttcaaatatacacatatttgaTGTTGCCTAAATATTTTACTAtagatgtattaaaatattttagccaaAGATTAAATATATTAACAGAATAACTATGGACTGGTAACACCAACTTACCTGAGAGCAGAGTTAGTAGCAGATCTGGAAAGACTCTGGAGTCCTGTGGCATGAGTTACACTATCCCAGAGAGCAGAATGATATTGTAGAAACAGCACAGGGCTTTGCAATTAGACAAACCCCAGCTCAAATTTATCTCTACCACTTACTAAGTGACCTCGGGTCAAGGTGAAATCATTACTTTGTACTTCCTATCCTAATCTCTAAAATAGAAATCATTGGGATGattatgtatgtaaagtgcttggtACATATACCAAAATGCTCAAGAGATGAtagttctccttccttcctctcattcTATCTGATCAGTAActtgtctttttccatttttctaaaacAAGCACTGAGTGATAAAACTTTGTCTAACAAGgtcctacagattttttttttttagctgcactgCACGGGatgcggcatcttagttccccaaccagggatggaactcgtGCCCCCTGAGGTGGAacctcagagtcctaaccactggaccgccagggaattccccagttttgtttttttttttaatcctgaaaatTCCAATACAGGTCCACCTACAAttctgaaaatgttctcaaaaCAAAAGTTTATTCCTAACCCTTTTGGTCACAAAATCTGGCCTGACCTGGACTATAATTAGGTAAGCAAACCTGACTAGCTTATTTACAGTTAGTTTATTCCACCTATATGAATATGCCTACATTTTTCCCACAGAAACACTAATGTGTTTGATTCAATAGTGCTGCCTCAGACCCCCCTGGGTGTAATAAATAACATAATAACATTATATGCAGTGgatttccttttcaaaatctgaaatctagggcttccctagtggcgcagtggctgagagtccgcctgccgatgcaggggacacaggctcgtgccccagtccgggaagatcccacatgccgcggagcggctatgcccgtgagccacggccgctgagcctgcgcgtccggagcctgtgctccgcaacaggagaggccacagcagtgagacgcccgcgtaccgcaaaaaaaaaaaaaaaaaaaaaaactctgaaatcTAAATTCCTAAATACAGAAGTACCACAAAAGGTCCCCTACCCCCAATGACTTCCAATAAAAGTAGACGAGCTTAATATTAATTTATCATTCCCTTCCCATCCTCTCACCCCACACAACACACCAAGCCCTCTTAAACCTAAAGGTCTTGAGGCTGGCTTTTACTGCAATATCTGAGTTATGATTTCCAAAATTACACTCCAGAGAACCTGGGCTTTAGTCTCAGATTGTCCACTAATTATTTATATACCTTTCTACATATCTCCAGGCCTCAAACTCCTTAAGAATAAAAATCAAGtaaacaaatttgaaaagttCATCCTCTAGAAAATTAAGATGTCAGTAAAGAGATCAGAATGCTCTGTGTTCTTAGCACAATCTGAAGAAGTGGCTGGTGAAAGTACTTTTAAGACaccaaaatcaaagataaagttCGAAgatttcatagaaataaaatatctctCCCAAGTCAACATTGCctcccactctttttttaaaaagcaataaaagaaaatatggtcCATACATGCCATGTGCCAccccagacaaaaataaaaacaactattcTTAAATCCTCATGTTTCAATATCAAACTTACTGTGACGTTTAAATTCCTTCTGCAGTTTACTGATCTGGTTGCTTTTTATCCTGTTTCCAGATagagttttcactttctttggttTCAGGGTAGTCTTTAGACTGGGTCCTGCCCTTGCATCTACCACCTGGAAGAAAATACTGAATATttaataccattttaaaaatgacaccTCTGTATTCCCTTGGTTCAGACGAATGCTTATTTAAAGGAGCCAAATTTGAATTTCCTACTCAGTGTTTGAGAGCTCATGTGCACTTTTAATTATCACATGGTATTAAAGAATAATTTATCtagtggtttttttcctttgaagtaaGTAATAGCAGGAGTCTGCTGGGCAAAAAATTTACATAGATTTTATATATGGTGAAAATGACCCAAGTAGGTTAAGAAAAACCAAACCTAACAACAATTAACATTTCTATAGGATGATGTTCCGCAGTTTACAAAAAGTTTTCATAtacttttgattttaacttcACCACAAAGCAGTAAGCAGTAATTTGTTACTCCAGTTTTAGggtaaagaaaaacaagagataTTCAACTATGTATTTTGCCTTATTTCACTAAGCTAGTAAATGGGcaagggtgggtggggaaggggcccAGATGCAAATCAGGGTTTTCAGACCTATGCTTTATGCTCTTTTTACTACACACCCTTAATCCCTGAGGTCAGCCACGTGAGGGCAATGGCATGTTCTTCCACAGCCTAGCGTGGCCACTGGTCTAGCCCCATATGGTCTCATTTCTCATGCCTTCACTCACATTGGCTATTTGCAGATTTCTACCCTTATGTAAAAGGTTGACATCACCTTCAAAATCACAATTTGGATCTTCTCCAGGTAagctattaattaaagaaaaactcaCATTTTTATAGGTTAACAGACCCACAGAAACCTATTATAATAATGAAACATTGTCACCAAAGGACAGTGTAAGGCTAGTGtaagaaaaaaggtaaagaacaaatattttttgcccgcttaaaaacaaacattttgtatAAATGTCATAAATCTTCTGAAAGCTAGCATACAGAAAAATTAGATAAGACCTAACGGTGTCGTTCtggttattgaaaatattttctaaagaatTCTAGTGACGTTATAAAGTGAAATGCAAATAGAAAACACATTTACATTCCAGTTTGATCTCAACTAGATTTAATATAGATTAACAATAGCTTCTACGTGAGTGATTACTATGCATTATACTttatatacatcatctcattCAGTTCTTACAACAGTTCTGTGAGACAGCTATTATCTTTgcactttataaataaatgtcacttgcccaaagttcacaactagtaagtggtaaAGGCAGGCTTTAAATCCAGATTATAAACCAATGTGCTCATTAGTACCAACATGAATTAGGACATACATAATCCTAGGAGATGAAAAAAAGGATCCATGTCTAATTAACTCTAGGAATTTCTGGGTTAAACCtaaaaatatgtgaaatgtaCACTGTGGATCTCCAAAAATGGGTATATTTGATACAACCTTAGAGAAATGCCATACCAAGCTATTTTGCTCCCCAAAATGCCAAAATGTTAAGTGATTATATCTGAGCAGCAACTAgtgcttttctttattcttttcagacttttctacCCTAGGAACATATTATTTCCTAAATTAGGGGGAAAAATTAATGTTACTTTAAATATAACAGAGGTATAATTGAGAAAGACGAAAGATGAACTCACATGATTCCAGTTTTTTTTTGATCCTGCTGGCAGTTTCTTCCATCTTTTCACAAGCAGGACACAGGCATTACAGATGTCTCCTGAACGAGTCTCATGTAACCTGATAAGAAAACAATCAAACCTTTATTAGTCTCCTTTACATTAAAGAACTCATGCAAGtacatttcttttagaaaaaacaCTATTTATAGTTTATAGATGTCATTTCTAATTGTCTGGAGTGATCCAGTTCCATTGTTTCTGtagaatatttcagaaatataattAACTTCTAGATCCAATGAATCAATTCCATGTGCTACAATttggtcattttaaaataaagaatgttttttaaaacaatagcaaaatttAAGACCTAGAGAAGATCCTGGTCACCATGGTTTTAAACAATGCTGTCCAATTAATCTTTCTTGAAATGTGTAGATACTTCATAAGCAATAAAACACGACCctttaagtaaaataatgtgCCGTGATATTCTAGTttcacaacaaacaaaaccagagaggcactgtaattttttttttaatgaatacatCTGCATGGGGGAAAGAAATCTATAGTTACCAAGCTATTTTTTAATTGTCTCTCTGAGGAATTTTTCATTTACTATACTTTTCCTGTattataaatacacagaaaaatactaataacatttattatatatacaattggaaataaagacattaggagaaaaatgtaatttcaaaAGGCAAGGTTGGTTAGTGGAGACTCTTTGACAACCttcaaaattaagtacaaagtCTAGGATTAACAATAAATAATCCACAGAATGTTTTGATAAGAACAGTGGTGAAATTAATTTCTAACATGGGAAATGGCTCAacattaagtattttatttcatccaAGTATTTGTTGGAaagtaatttccattttattaagcAGAGGTTTATtgtcaaaagataaataaagaacgaaattataaaataaaagctaacatAGCCTGACAGGTTTCAGGGCAGTACATTAAGTCCTGCTAGTATCCTCAGCAGATTgggttaaaatatatttctataatttagaaaaacaatacaAAGGACAGAAAACTAGTGGAGGACAATTACTGTAAGAGAGAATaagggtaatttttaaaaaaaaatctctttgtacATCCTGAAGTTAACAAAAGGGTTTGTTTGATTATAACTTCTAAAGGGCTTCACAATTAATTTGGTAGTTCCTCATAATCTAGAAAAAGGAAGGCTGTCAGTATTGTTTGATTTAAGAGCAAGTGCCTTGAAATAACCTAGATTAGAATATGAGTGATTTTAATTATTAGCACACTGTTCCAATCCCTTTGCTTAGAAATACTTCTGTATACTGTGATCTTTTTCACTCCAAAAATGGTACAAACATCACATGATCTTACCCAAAACAGCTCTGGAAGTCCTTTTCATAGCGTTTACTGTCAGTGAATCGAGAACTGGAGGATTTAGCTCTGCAAATACAGCAGCCCTCTATACTTCGGTACATCTTTGGCTTGTGAAAACCAAACATCTTTTCTTCTGGGCAATAGTCTGTAAAGCCAAGGGAATTGATGACACAGCTTTGTTGAGGGCTATAACAAGAAACCATTAAAAGCGAACTCTCTGCTCCACCCTACCCCCAGCAATGCGGTATTACATGACGGAGAGAGGAGGGCACTGGTGAAAACCTCTTGGACCCACCTCAATTCTAGGCACACGAGCATAGCAAGTGTCTAAAACACACAAAGTAGCTCAGGTATTTAACAAGGCTTCTACtacctccttctcccctcctggCAAACACTCATTCTAAATGTGCAGgaagggtacttccctggtggtgcggtggttaagggtccacctgccaatgcgggggacaccggttcgatccctggtaggggaggatcccacatgctgcggggcagctgggcccgtgcgccacaactactgaggctgcgctctagagcccacaagccacaactaccgaagcccacacctctggagcccgtgctccacggcgggaggggtcaccgcaatgagaagcccacacgccacaacgaggagtagcccctactcgccgcaactggagaaagcccgcacgcagcagacaagacccaacgcagccaaaaaaggataaattaattaattaattaatttttaaaaataaataaaataaaattgcaggaAGGAGgcattttctaaaattcaagATTTTAAGTAGAGAATACAACAAACTCTCCCCACTATCCTGTGAAGTAATGGAATCATACACAATGGAGGACACATCCTAAAATTTAAGCTAAGGCACCCCTTTTTATTTTGCATCTCTGCATTAATGTGATTCCCTCCTCTTGGAAAGTTTTGAGCATTTACTACAGGACCACTATTTGATACTAAGCACAAAAGTAGCTCAATATGCATCAACCTACACTACTTT contains these protein-coding regions:
- the SINHCAF gene encoding SIN3-HDAC complex-associated factor isoform X1, with the protein product MVSCYSPQQSCVINSLGFTDYCPEEKMFGFHKPKMYRSIEGCCICRAKSSSSRFTDSKRYEKDFQSCFGLHETRSGDICNACVLLVKRWKKLPAGSKKNWNHVVDARAGPSLKTTLKPKKVKTLSGNRIKSNQISKLQKEFKRHNSDAHSTTSSASPAQSPCYSNQSDDGSDTEMASGSNRTPVFSFLDLTYWKRQKICCGIIYKGRFGEVLIDTHLFKPCCSNKKAAAEKPEAQGPEPLPISTQEW
- the SINHCAF gene encoding SIN3-HDAC complex-associated factor isoform X2; translated protein: MFGFHKPKMYRSIEGCCICRAKSSSSRFTDSKRYEKDFQSCFGLHETRSGDICNACVLLVKRWKKLPAGSKKNWNHVVDARAGPSLKTTLKPKKVKTLSGNRIKSNQISKLQKEFKRHNSDAHSTTSSASPAQSPCYSNQSDDGSDTEMASGSNRTPVFSFLDLTYWKRQKICCGIIYKGRFGEVLIDTHLFKPCCSNKKAAAEKPEAQGPEPLPISTQEW